Below is a window of Bacteroidota bacterium DNA.
CATTAAATGCAGCCTCAACCTGATCATCAAAAGTTTGTTGTAAAGCTTCATAAGCCTCAATTAATTTTAAAGCTTTATCAGTTACAATCGAATTTCCGCCATTTTTTCCGCCTCGCTGCCGATCCAATAATTGATAACCCAAAAATTCCTCTGCTTTTTTCAAATCGCCCCAGGCTTTTCTGTAGCTAATACCCAAATCATCGGAAGCTGCTTTTAGCGATTTATCATTTGCGATATGTTTAAGTAAACGATATTCGGTATCGCCAACTATCCCGTTACCGGTGATAGATGATAGCCACACTTTATAATTCAGCAGGACTTTATGATGCCCGTTTTTTTCGTTTATTGCCATATACTTTTGTTAGGAATCTTCGTTTATACCGTAGGCAAAATTATAAAAAAAGGACATGAAAACACGTGTCCTTATACATTTGTTGCCGACTTAAATTAAACGTACAAACAGCGATAACTGGTATCACCCTTAACTTTTACTTTAAACTTCACATCTTTTGCAACGATAAAAGTTTCAAAAGCTTTGTAAGTTTTCCATTCAGTTTCATTTGGCTGCTGAATAGTCATCTCACCTGAGGTTACGGTCATGTGCTCGATGGTCCCGGTGCCGAAAACATATTCACCGGCCGACATAACTCCAATGGTTGCAGGTCCTTCTGCTGTTTCAAAAGCAATTGATTTAACGTTGCCGTCGAAATATTCGTTTGTTTTAAACATGATAAAATTCCTTTAGTTAATTGATAATAATTTCACAATGCAAATGTAGGAATTTAAGCATCATTTGCCGTATTATTTATTCATATTTCAATGCTTCCACCGGATTAATTATTGCTGCTTTTGCCGAGTGAAACGAGACCGTTAATAAACATAGGATCAAAGATGATAATCCGGCACCTACAAAAATCCGGTAATCCATCATGCTTTGGTATTCGAAATTTTGTAACCACTTTTCCATATAATAATAAGTCAAAGGAATGGCAATGATATTCGCAACTATGGTGATAGCGAAGAACTGTCGCAACAAACGAATGATTATGTTCAAAACACTGGCACCCATTGTTTTTCGGATCACAATTTCCCGCGTTTTTTTCTGTGCAATAAAGAGGGAAAGGCCAAATAATCCAAGCGATGCAATGAGGATTGCTATAATAGCGAAAAACCCTATGAGTTTTGCCAGGTTCATTTCCGTTTTGTACATCTGCTCAATATAAGTGTCGGTAAAGCTGTATTCGAAAGGAGTATTTGGATTAATTTCTTTCCACTTACGCTCAATAAAAGAAAGGGTTTCAGCAGTGTTTTCCCCGCTCAGTTTAATTACGATCTGCCTCATATAACGGGGACCAGAACGATCGCTCATGTTCAACATTACAGGCAATACTTTTTCGGTCAGCGATTTGGAGTGATAGTTTTTAACGATACCTACAATCATTAAATCCTCATCCATAAACCTGAATTTCTCTGTAAGCGGATTAGCAACATTAAATTCCTTTATAAACTGTTCGTTTACTATCACGGCTCTCCGATCGGTTCTACTTTTACTGTCAAAGGATCGGCCTTCAATTATTTCTATTTCAAGGGTTTCGATGTAATCATAATCCACCGAATTGCTTTCATAAATAAGAAGATCCTTGGTGTTTTCAGGTAAGCTGCCACCACTCGAGCTGTACCAGTATTTTCGTCCGGATCCTGGAAGGATGGCACTTCCGGCAACCACAAAAGTTGTATTAAAAGCCGGGGGATCAGAAGATGCACTCGAAACATACAAAACATCCGGATTTGTCAATAGCTCTGCTTTTAGAGAAAGGTATTTATCCGAAATACTTTTGTTTTTGGCGGCGACGGAAATCAAATTTTCCTTATTAAAGCCAAGCACCTTATTTTCTTTCATGAATAATACCTGATTGTAAATAACTCCGGCACAAATAATCAATCCGATAAATATGATCAATTGCACTACAATTAGAGCTTTTTGAAAAAAGGAACCTTTCAGCCCTAAGTTAATCTGACTCCTGAATACATCAACGGGTTTAAAAGAAGAAAGATAAAAAGAGAGATAACTGCCCGACATAACTCCCGAAAAGAGAGAGATAAGTAGTAAAATTACCATAATAATTGGATTGCTGAATATGGCCAGTTCGATTGATTTTCCAAAAAGTTCATTCAGTCGTGGTAAAAAAAGATCAGCAATTAGAATGGCAAACGGGATGGATAAAAGTGAAAGAA
It encodes the following:
- a CDS encoding LysR family transcriptional regulator, whose protein sequence is MAINEKNGHHKVLLNYKVWLSSITGNGIVGDTEYRLLKHIANDKSLKAASDDLGISYRKAWGDLKKAEEFLGYQLLDRQRGGKNGGNSIVTDKALKLIEAYEALQQTFDDQVEAAFNEFKNKIK
- a CDS encoding pyrimidine/purine nucleoside phosphorylase, translating into MFKTNEYFDGNVKSIAFETAEGPATIGVMSAGEYVFGTGTIEHMTVTSGEMTIQQPNETEWKTYKAFETFIVAKDVKFKVKVKGDTSYRCLYV
- a CDS encoding ABC transporter permease, with product MIIHYFKIIFRNIFRNKLYTLINLIGFSMGTAASLLLLLYVLHDINFDRFHQYTDQIYRVTSTGQKTGNIDARAPFKLAPGLKATFPEIEKTCRIREMEYTVRMGENFIKEKTFIQADSTFFEMFSFKILYGNSQNPLTENNSVIITKSTADKYFPNENPIGKILEITHREKVYPQQITAVIEDFPVNSHIQADFILPIYTTIWGYESINRQKTSPSFESWGSNEFLTYILLSQSHDPKQLIEKFPQFIKTNISFNYPLGKAFMYDYNLQPLREVHLFSERFISDVENKGSLTQIYLFGGIAILILLIAIINYIILSTAKSLSRSKEIGLRKVIGATRAKIMKQVLSESIFLSLLSIPFAILIADLFLPRLNELFGKSIELAIFSNPIIMVILLLISLFSGVMSGSYLSFYLSSFKPVDVFRSQINLGLKGSFFQKALIVVQLIIFIGLIICAGVIYNQVLFMKENKVLGFNKENLISVAAKNKSISDKYLSLKAELLTNPDVLYVSSASSDPPAFNTTFVVAGSAILPGSGRKYWYSSSGGSLPENTKDLLIYESNSVDYDYIETLEIEIIEGRSFDSKSRTDRRAVIVNEQFIKEFNVANPLTEKFRFMDEDLMIVGIVKNYHSKSLTEKVLPVMLNMSDRSGPRYMRQIVIKLSGENTAETLSFIERKWKEINPNTPFEYSFTDTYIEQMYKTEMNLAKLIGFFAIIAILIASLGLFGLSLFIAQKKTREIVIRKTMGASVLNIIIRLLRQFFAITIVANIIAIPLTYYYMEKWLQNFEYQSMMDYRIFVGAGLSSLILCLLTVSFHSAKAAIINPVEALKYE